The sequence GCCCGCGCCGTCGGCGCGCACGACATGATCCTCCGGCTGTCCGGCGGCTACGAGCACGAGGTCGCCGGCCGGGGGCGGAACCTCTCGGCGGGTCAGCGTCAGCTGATCGCGCTGGCCCGGGCCGAACTGGTCGATCCGGACGTCCTGCTGCTGGACGAGGCCACCGCGGCGCTCGACCTGGCCACCGAGGCGGCGGTCAACCGTGCCGCGGACCGGCTCAGCGGCGGACGCACCACCCTGGTCATCGCGCACCGGCTGACCACGGCCGAGCGTGCGGACCGGGTGGTCGTGCTGGACCACGGCCGGGTGGTCGAGGACGGCACGCACAAGGAACTGCTGGCGCGGGGCGGGGCGTACACCCGGCTCTGGCAGGCGTTCGTGGCGGAGGGTCACCACCGGTCCGGGACGCCGTCCGCCCCGGTCCCGGACGCGATCGCCGGATCGTGACCGCCGGATCGTGATGGCCGGACCGTGACCGCCGGGGCTCGAGCGCCGGACCGTCGGCGGCCGGGGCGGCGCGGGCGTCCTCAGGACAACCCGCGCCGCGCCCGCCGGGGTCTGCTGCCCCGGTCGTTCACGCCGCGAGCAGTGCGATCAGCAGCCTCGACGGATCGATCCCCCGGGGCAGTTCGCTCACCTGCCCGTCACCGACCTCGACCACCCGCCAGCCGGAGCCGTCCGCCCGCTCGGCCAGGTCGGTGGTGACGAACCGGCAGCCGAGCGTCCGCACCGGCGGCCGCACCCCGGAGAGGTCGGGGGCGGCCGGGCAGCCGGGCAGGTCCGGATGCGGTCCGACCAGCACCGGCTCGCCGTCCAGCCACCACACCCGGGACTCCACGGCCCGCCGCCGCCCGCCCCGGCCGTCGTCCGGCAGCCCGGGGTCCCGGGCCCGCTCCCGTCCGGTCCCGCCGGACGGCGTCCCCTCGGCGTCCCACACCACCCGGGTGAACTCCTCGAACCGCCGCAGCACCACACCCCCGGCCAGGTAGGAGCCCTGCCGTTCCACGAACCGGGCGACCACCCGGGCCACGGCCGGCAGGTCCGCCAGCTCCGGGACGAAGCAGGCCTCGCCCCACTCGTCCTTGCGGGACTTCACGTAGTCCTTGACGATCGCCGGTCCCCGCCCGCCGAGCTCGGCGACGGCCGTGGCCAACCGCTCCGGACCGGGCGGCGCGATCCCGGCCCCGTCCCCACCGCCGCCGTCCCCACCACTGCTCCCGGCCCCACCACTGCTCCCGGCCCCGCTGCCGGCCCCCGCCAACGGCAGCCAGACGCTCTGCGGCGTCGCCCCCTCGAACACCCCGTACCAGCCCGGCAGTTCGTGCGCCGACGCGTACCCGGGCGGGCTGGTCAGCAGATGCCCGCCGCGTTCGGCCAGGGCGGCGGCGAAGGCCGCGTAGCGGTCCGAGGGGAGCATCCACCCCCGGTACCAGAACGGTCCACGGCCCGCCGGCACCCGGTCGACGGCCGCGCGGGCGTCGCCGGCGAGCAGCGCGTCGTGGTCGACGAGGTGGTGCTCGCCACCCAGGTCCCGCAGCAGCCGGGCCTCCCGGACGAACTGGGGATCGATCCGGCGCGGGTCCAGCGGATGGGAGGGGAGGAGGAACGCGGGTGCGGGCATGGGCGTCAGGGTACGGCCAGGGGCAGCCCGTCGAGCCGTCAAAACCCCGACGCCACAAGCCCTGACCGGCCCGGTCGGGCTCGTTGCGCCGACCGGTCGGGCTCGTTGCGCCGACCGGCAGGGCCCGTCGCGCCGACCGGCAGGGCCGTCGCGCCCGCGGGCCGGAAGGCCGGCGGAATCCGTTCGACGGCCGGAGCGCACCGCTGGCAGAGTGACCCGATGCGAAACCTGTGGCGAAACGCGCGAAGGACCCCACGCCGGGCCGCCAGGACGGTCGTCCTGGACGAGCACGGTTCCGTCTTCCTCCTGCGTTCGGACAACAGCGAGGTCGGCGTGCACTGGACCATGCCGGGCGGCGGCATCGAGGCCGACGAGACGCCGTGGGCCGGGGCACGCCGCGAGCTGTGGGAGGAGACCGGCTGGTCGGACCTCGAACCGGGCCCGCTGCTATGCACCTGGGAGCACGACTTCACCTGGCACGGCACGCCGGTCCGCCAGCACGAGCACATCTACCTCACCGACGGTCCGCACCGGGGCCCGGTCGGCGACGTCAGCGCGGTGCACGCCGCCGACCGGATCCTCGACTGGCGCTGGTGGACCCCGGCGGACCTCGCGGACGAGAACGCGGACGCCCTCTGGCCGCCCCGGCTGCCGGAGCTGCTGGCCGAGGTCCGCGAGGGCTGGCTCACCGAGCGGCGCGAACCCCGGCCCGTCGATCTCGGCTACATCCCGAACGGCGGATCCGTCCGCTCCTGAGCGGTACTCCCGTCGGCCCCGAACGCCTGGAGCGGGCGGCGCCGGCCGCGTCGGCCCGGCCGCCCGGGCGGGCCGACCTGCCAGTCCCGGAGCTCCAGCTCCCGGTCGTGCAGGGCACCGGGGTTGATCACGACGGAGAGCCGGGCCTCCGCGAGCTGTTCCCGGGTGAGGCCGGTGGCGCTCAGCAACTGCTCGATCGGTACCGAGACGGCGATCGCGGGCCGCCAGGCGGGCAGCACGACCAGACAGGTCCCCCGGCCGAGCCGGAGGATCTCGGCGGTCATCCGGGCGGCGGGCCGCTCCTCGGCGCGGCCCGGGCGTCCACCGGCCTCCGGCAGCTGGGAGGTGCCACCGATCAGCACGCCCAGCGGGGGCTCGGCTGCCGACCCCGGCCAGGAGGCGTCCCGGTCGCCGTCGGAGCGCGGTCCGGGGACGACCGGCGTACCGGTGACCGGCCCCGGAGCGGTGCGTGCGCCGTCCGGCCGGACGGGGGCGGCGGCCGTCCCCGGATGCAGCAGGCGGAGGCGGCGCGACGGTGACGGCCGTCGACCGAAGGCGGCGCGCGACTCCTCCTGGGACGCCCGCAGTACCGGGACCGTCGACTCCTGGACGGCCGCCGGCTGCCGGAGCCCGGGGAACGCCTCACCCGCCTCGCCCGAACCGCCCGAACCGTTCGACCCGCCGCTCCTGCCCGACCCGCCGGCTCCGCCCGTCTCGGCGGTCACGGACCAGCCGGAGGACCCGGACCCGCCGTCGGCTTCGCCGCCGCGCGGCCGCGGCACGGAGCCGCCCGTCAGAACGCCGGTCGCACCGCCCGTCCGGCCGTCGGCGACCGCCGCCGTGACCGAGCAGCAGCGGGCCACCCCGTTCACCGGGGCGGCGTCGATCGCCGGGGGAACGGGTGGGGCGGACGGCGTCCGGTCGGCGGCGGTCCGGTCGAGCGTGGTCATTGGCACGGGCCCTTCGGGGTACGGTCCCGTCGATCCTTCCGTACCGGGCGACGTGCTCCAAGCGGGTTTCCGCCCCCTGCGCCCCACAACACCGTCATGCCCCACGAGTCCCCCTCGTACCACCGGTCCCACCTGCACAACAGCCTGACGTCCCATCGGGCTCCCCGGTTCCCGACCCGGCTGCCGGGGCCCGGCCGCTCCCCGTACGGGCCTCACCGGCCCCCGGGGCCCCGACCCCCGGCCCCGGCCCTCCCCCCCGGGAGGGAGCCGGTCAGGCGCCGGGCGCCACGAAGCCCTTCAGGTCGGACAGGACGACGTTGGCGGCGGCCACGCCGAGCCCGAGGAACCAGGTCTCGTCCGGGACCGGCCGCGCCTGACCGGACTTGACCGCGCCGAGGGTCTTCCAGAGCGCCCCGCCGAGCACCGCGTCCTGGTTGGTGGAGCTGGGGGTGCCGTAGACCCCGTAGAAGATCCAGTCGGCGTCCGCCTTGTCGATCTGCTCGGGGCCGATCTCCACCGCGAGCTCCTTGACCTGCTCGATCGCGGGCTGTGGCAGCCGGACGTCGGTGAGGACGGTGCCGATGAAGGACAGCTCCGCGTACAGCCGGGTCTTGCCGGGCATGAAGCGCAGCGGCGTGATGGTGGGCCGCTTGTCGCCGAGCGCGGCACCGATCGCCGATGCCGCCGCCTGGTAGGCGTCCAGCTGGGCCCTGGCCTCCGCCTCCAGGCCGAACGGGCTCGCGTTGAGCACGAAGTTCTGCTTCCACGGGTAGCCGGGGCGCAGCGAGAAGACGGTCGGCGCGATCTTGGAGAGCTGCTGGTACTGGTCCTGGGCGCGCAGCTGGCTGCCGAGGATCAGGTCGGGCTTGAGCGCGGCGATGGCTTCCAGGTTGAGGCTGTTGATGGTGCCGACGGCGGCGGGGTTGCCGGCCCTGTCCTTGAGGTAGGACGGCATGGTCTTGGAGCCGTCGGTGTGGACCACGCCGACCGGCTGGATGCCGAGCGAGACGACGTTGTCGAGCTCGCCGGTGTCGAGGACGACGACCCGGGTCGGCTTCGCCGGGACGACGGTCTCGCCCAGCGCGTGCCGGATCGTCCGCGGGTAGACGCCGGGGGCGGCGTCGGTGCCGAAGCCCTTCATCTTCTCGATCACGGTGGCGTAGTCGTCGCCGCCCTGCTTGACGGACTTCTGGTCCGGCGAGGAACCGCCGGAGGGCTTCGCCGTGCCGCCGGAGCCACCCGGTCCGGTCGACCCGCCGGAGCCGTCCGAGCTGCCGCAGGCGGTGAGGAGTCCGCCGAGGCCGAGCACGGCGCCGCCGGTGAGTGCCGCGGTGAGCAGGGCCCGTCGGCCGGGGCGGGGGGTGGTCGGGTGGCCGGGGGTGGGGGACACGCGGCGCTCCTTCGGGGGTGGAATGTCGGTTAGGCAAGGCAAACCTATCCGACGTCACCGAAGGGTCCCGCGCCGCGCCCGTCGGGCCCGCGGGGTCGATGTCAAAACGTCTCAAAACGTGACACGGCGGGCGAATCGATTCCGTCACAGCCCTTTGAAATAAAGGTACACGCCCTTATGGCCCATGCATCATCGGCCAACGCTCAGCTTTGCTCGGGCGAATCGAAGGGAGTGGTTCAAATCACCAAGGGTTGGCCTACTCAACCTTCGGTACCCGCACCTAGGGTGCGCAGGTGTTTGATCAGCAGCTCTCAGAGCACGGAAGCAGCGGCCGGGCAACGGCGCCCGCCGCTCCGCAGGGTGCCCCGGTCAGTGGTGCCAGTGGTGGAGCCCCCGACACGGGGGTGGCGGGGGCGACGGGGGCAGCGGGGGACAAGGGTCTACGGGGAAACTCCGTCGGCCTGCTGAGCAGCGTGGTCCTGGGCGTCTCCACGGTCGCCCCGGTCTACTGCCTGACCGCCACCCTGGGACCGACGGTCACCGCCGTCGGTGTCCAGATGCCCGCGGTCTTCCTGGCCGGCTTCCTGCCGATGCTGCTCGTCGCGTTCGCGTACAAGGAACTGAACAAGGACTTCCCGGACTGCGGCACGTCCTTCACCTGGACGGTCAAGGCCTTCGGCCCCCGCGTCGGCTGGATGGCAGGCTGGGGCCTGACGGTCGCCACCATCATCGTGC comes from Streptomyces sp. TLI_053 and encodes:
- a CDS encoding iron-siderophore ABC transporter substrate-binding protein is translated as MSPTPGHPTTPRPGRRALLTAALTGGAVLGLGGLLTACGSSDGSGGSTGPGGSGGTAKPSGGSSPDQKSVKQGGDDYATVIEKMKGFGTDAAPGVYPRTIRHALGETVVPAKPTRVVVLDTGELDNVVSLGIQPVGVVHTDGSKTMPSYLKDRAGNPAAVGTINSLNLEAIAALKPDLILGSQLRAQDQYQQLSKIAPTVFSLRPGYPWKQNFVLNASPFGLEAEARAQLDAYQAAASAIGAALGDKRPTITPLRFMPGKTRLYAELSFIGTVLTDVRLPQPAIEQVKELAVEIGPEQIDKADADWIFYGVYGTPSSTNQDAVLGGALWKTLGAVKSGQARPVPDETWFLGLGVAAANVVLSDLKGFVAPGA
- a CDS encoding NUDIX domain-containing protein, which encodes MRNLWRNARRTPRRAARTVVLDEHGSVFLLRSDNSEVGVHWTMPGGGIEADETPWAGARRELWEETGWSDLEPGPLLCTWEHDFTWHGTPVRQHEHIYLTDGPHRGPVGDVSAVHAADRILDWRWWTPADLADENADALWPPRLPELLAEVREGWLTERREPRPVDLGYIPNGGSVRS
- a CDS encoding ATP-grasp domain-containing protein, which translates into the protein MPAPAFLLPSHPLDPRRIDPQFVREARLLRDLGGEHHLVDHDALLAGDARAAVDRVPAGRGPFWYRGWMLPSDRYAAFAAALAERGGHLLTSPPGYASAHELPGWYGVFEGATPQSVWLPLAGAGSGAGSSGGAGSSGGDGGGGDGAGIAPPGPERLATAVAELGGRGPAIVKDYVKSRKDEWGEACFVPELADLPAVARVVARFVERQGSYLAGGVVLRRFEEFTRVVWDAEGTPSGGTGRERARDPGLPDDGRGGRRRAVESRVWWLDGEPVLVGPHPDLPGCPAAPDLSGVRPPVRTLGCRFVTTDLAERADGSGWRVVEVGDGQVSELPRGIDPSRLLIALLAA